A single region of the Lycium barbarum isolate Lr01 chromosome 2, ASM1917538v2, whole genome shotgun sequence genome encodes:
- the LOC132626849 gene encoding protein SRG1, protein MAPVPSFPVKVGHIDDVQELKKTKPSSIPERFVRDVIERPKLATVTTPSCNLNIPVVDLSKILNSQDFHYEIMKLSSACEEWGFFQVINHGIDLELLERMEKIAMEFFMLPLEEKQKYPMAPGTVQGYGQAFVFSEDQKLDWCNMFALGVEPHFIRNPKLWPTKPLDFSETVDIYSREIRKLCKNLLKYIAISLGLNEDIFEEMFGVAVQAVRMNYYPACPRPDLVLGLSPHSDGSALTVLQQGKGSSVGLQILKDNVWVPVQPIPNALVINIGDTIEVLSNGRYNSVEHRAVTHQEKDRLSIVTFYAPSYEIELGPLQELVDENNPCKYKRYNHGEYSMHYVTNKLQGKKTLEFAKI, encoded by the exons ATGGCTCCAGTGCCAAGTTTTCCTGTTAAGGTTGGTCACATTGATGATGTCCAAGAACTGAAAAAGACTAAACCATCTTCTATTCCTGAAAGATTTGTAAGAGACGTGATAGAAAGGCCTAAACTTGCCACAGTTACTACTCCTTCATGTAACCTTAACATTCCTGTTGTTGATTTGTCCAAAATCTTGAATAGCCAGGATTTCCACTATGAAATCATGAAGCTTTCCAGTGCCTGTGAAGAGTGGGGATTCTTTCAG GTGATTAACCATGGGATTGACTTGGAGTTGCTTGAAAGGATGGAGAAAATAGCCATGGAATTCTTCATGCTACCTTTAGAGGAGAAACAGAAATATCCAATGGCTCCTGGAACAGTTCAAGGTTATGGTCAAGCTTTTGTCTTCTCAGAAGATCAAAAACTTGACTGGTGTAACATGTTTGCACTTGGTGTAGAACCCCATTTCATTAGGAACCCAAAACTCTGGCCTACAAAGCCACTTGATTTCAG TGAAACAGTAGATATATACTCAAGGGAGATAAGGAAACTATGCAAGAATTTGTTAAAATACATAGCAATCAGTCTTGGACTAAATGAGGATATTTTTGAAGAAATGTTTGGAGTAGCTGTACAAGCAGTGAGGATGAACTACTATCCAGCATGTCCTAGACCTGACCTTGTTTTGGGCCTAAGTCCCCATTCTGATGGAAGTGCACTTACAGTGTTGCAACAGGGTAAAGGCAGCTCAGTTGGCCTACAAATACTTAAAGACAATGTTTGGGTGCCTGTCCAGCCAATTCCAAATGCACTTGTTATCAACATTGGTGATACCATTGAG GTTCTAAGTAATGGGAGATACAATAGTGTGGAGCACAGAGCAGTGACCCACCAAGAAAAAGATAGACTATCCATTGTGACATTTTATGCACCAAGTTATGAAATTGAGTTGGGACCACTGCAAGAACTAGTTGATGAAAATAATCCTTGCAAGTATAAAAGGTACAATCATGGAGAGTACAGCATGCACTATGTTACTAACAAGCTTCAAGGCAAGAAAACTCTTGAGTTTGCCAAAATCTAA